One part of the Actinomyces howellii genome encodes these proteins:
- a CDS encoding glycosyltransferase family 1 protein — MSTTSATIVIKRDDVVIDAEGRVVGHEAGDTLVRRLLRIFPGSVLVGPVARRGEDFDVLPLGMLDPGTSVVINMDVLDSPHVYQVMGAGSGRPRIMNFVWSALPSGHDEASTATAALSCALFPTFANSERTATEIRELVRRWTVPHLAEKARLAWVNLGFRLEHIQPRSPADPPVVLYPAIYLSRNKRPEVFLEVVGRARKQVPLKVEMRLHESHLISERAMEISRRDWVWVGPLTATRLSYWQALARTTAFLATAQEETYGLLYVEALGAGVIGVLPDRAWARALVPEGYPFIYGDAAQAERMLVRALREPEACRRELDACADGSFCEWIAAHHSDDAFDKAVSRRVREWFGG; from the coding sequence ATGAGCACGACAAGCGCGACGATCGTCATCAAGCGGGACGACGTCGTCATCGACGCCGAGGGCAGGGTCGTGGGTCACGAGGCGGGCGACACCCTCGTGCGGCGCCTCCTGCGCATCTTCCCCGGCTCCGTCCTCGTGGGCCCGGTGGCCAGGCGCGGGGAGGACTTCGACGTCCTGCCGCTGGGGATGCTCGACCCGGGGACCTCGGTGGTCATCAACATGGACGTCCTGGACTCCCCGCACGTCTACCAGGTCATGGGCGCAGGCAGCGGGCGGCCACGGATCATGAACTTCGTGTGGAGCGCCTTGCCCTCCGGGCACGACGAGGCCTCGACGGCCACGGCGGCGCTGTCCTGCGCCCTGTTCCCGACCTTCGCCAACTCCGAGCGCACCGCCACCGAGATCCGCGAGCTCGTCCGGCGCTGGACCGTTCCGCACCTGGCGGAGAAGGCGCGCCTGGCCTGGGTCAACCTCGGGTTCCGCCTCGAGCACATCCAGCCCCGGTCCCCGGCAGACCCTCCGGTCGTGCTCTACCCGGCCATCTACCTGTCGCGCAACAAGCGCCCGGAGGTCTTCCTCGAGGTCGTCGGCCGCGCCCGCAAGCAGGTGCCTCTCAAGGTGGAGATGCGGTTGCACGAGTCCCACCTCATCTCGGAGAGGGCCATGGAGATCTCCCGCCGGGACTGGGTGTGGGTCGGTCCGCTGACCGCCACGCGCCTGTCCTACTGGCAGGCGCTCGCCCGCACGACCGCCTTCCTGGCCACGGCCCAGGAGGAGACCTACGGCCTGCTCTACGTCGAGGCCCTCGGTGCCGGGGTCATCGGTGTCCTGCCGGACAGGGCGTGGGCGCGCGCCCTCGTGCCCGAGGGCTACCCGTTCATCTACGGCGACGCCGCGCAGGCCGAGAGGATGCTCGTGCGGGCCCTGCGTGAGCCCGAGGCATGTCGCCGTGAGCTCGACGCCTGTGCCGACGGCTCCTTCTGCGAGTGGATCGCCGCCCACCACTCCGACGACGCCTTCGACAAGGCGGTGAGCCGCCGGGTCCGGGAGTGGTTCGGGGGCTGA
- a CDS encoding VOC family protein, whose product MTQRIMPAIWCDGTAFEAAEFYTRVFREAHVVDQAPGLAATVELHGTRITLINGDDTYSPNPSISGLLNFDPLLFGGQEQARAYLDELYAALSTGGVLMELGEYPFSSRYAWVRDRFGFTWQLMLTDPAGEPRPFVVPSFMFGSTNHGNAQEATQGWIDLFDDSARGTTHLYGPDCPLEEGTVMFTDFTLLGSWFAAIDAGTYHSFTFSPGVSVIVSCRDQEEIDRYWAGLSAVPEAERCGWCVDRWGVSWQVVPDTIGELMADEATRSLVLEMGKIDLRRLP is encoded by the coding sequence ATGACCCAGCGAATCATGCCCGCCATCTGGTGCGACGGCACCGCCTTTGAGGCCGCCGAGTTCTACACGCGAGTCTTCCGTGAGGCTCATGTGGTCGACCAGGCGCCGGGCCTGGCCGCCACCGTCGAGCTGCACGGCACGCGGATCACCCTCATCAACGGTGACGACACCTACTCCCCCAACCCCTCGATCAGCGGCCTGCTCAACTTCGACCCGCTGCTCTTCGGCGGCCAGGAGCAGGCCCGCGCCTACCTTGACGAGCTCTACGCCGCGCTGAGCACAGGCGGGGTCCTCATGGAGCTCGGCGAGTACCCTTTCTCCTCGCGCTACGCCTGGGTGCGCGACCGCTTCGGCTTCACCTGGCAGCTCATGCTCACCGACCCCGCAGGCGAGCCGCGTCCATTCGTGGTGCCCTCGTTCATGTTCGGCTCCACCAACCACGGCAACGCTCAGGAGGCGACGCAGGGCTGGATCGACCTGTTCGATGACTCTGCCCGGGGCACCACGCACCTCTACGGCCCCGACTGCCCTCTGGAGGAGGGCACGGTCATGTTCACCGACTTCACCCTCCTGGGGAGCTGGTTCGCCGCGATCGACGCGGGCACCTACCACAGCTTCACCTTCTCCCCCGGGGTGTCGGTCATCGTCTCGTGCCGCGACCAGGAGGAGATCGACCGCTACTGGGCGGGGCTGTCTGCCGTGCCCGAGGCCGAGCGCTGCGGGTGGTGCGTGGACCGGTGGGGAGTGTCCTGGCAGGTCGTCCCGGACACCATCGGTGAGCTCATGGCCGATGAGGCCACGCGCAGCCTCGTCCTCGAGATGGGCAAGATCGACCTGCGCAGGCTGCCGTGA
- a CDS encoding cytochrome b5-like heme/steroid binding domain-containing protein has translation MDLDLPLHPLVVHAPVVLLPLTALGVVVLAVQKRRAPQLAYAVLGLIVLAVLATGGSVLSGNALAELLGFEPERHERWGLLLAGASVLYLAVAGPWLWKVARADGRADAPRRPWALASAGLAVLVAALTVLAGHSGAELAWSDVGASPDSPSGTAPTGPGDPVGAGASTSVAPTPDPGSSSTATVYTMEDVARHSTAESCWTVIDSTVYDLTDWVSQHPGGQEAITGMCGTDGTAAFTSEHGGQAEPADALAGYAIGTLG, from the coding sequence ATGGATCTCGATCTTCCGCTCCACCCGCTCGTCGTCCACGCCCCTGTCGTCCTCCTGCCCCTGACAGCACTGGGGGTCGTCGTCCTGGCCGTCCAGAAGCGGCGCGCACCCCAGCTGGCCTACGCGGTCCTCGGGCTCATCGTCCTCGCCGTGCTCGCCACCGGCGGCTCGGTCCTGTCAGGCAACGCGCTCGCCGAGCTTCTCGGCTTCGAGCCCGAGCGCCATGAGCGCTGGGGGCTGCTCCTGGCGGGCGCCTCGGTGCTCTACCTCGCGGTCGCCGGTCCCTGGCTGTGGAAGGTCGCCCGTGCGGACGGCCGGGCCGACGCCCCGCGCCGGCCGTGGGCACTGGCCTCGGCCGGGCTCGCGGTCCTCGTGGCGGCCCTCACCGTGCTCGCCGGGCACTCCGGCGCAGAGCTGGCTTGGTCCGACGTCGGCGCCTCCCCGGACTCGCCCTCCGGTACCGCGCCCACCGGACCGGGCGACCCCGTCGGGGCAGGTGCGAGCACGTCGGTCGCCCCGACGCCCGACCCGGGGTCGTCGTCGACCGCGACCGTGTACACCATGGAGGACGTGGCCCGCCACTCCACGGCGGAGTCGTGCTGGACCGTCATCGACTCCACGGTCTACGACCTCACCGACTGGGTCTCCCAGCACCCGGGCGGGCAGGAGGCCATCACCGGCATGTGCGGCACCGACGGCACCGCAGCCTTCACGAGCGAGCACGGCGGCCAGGCCGAGCCTGCCGACGCCCTGGCCGGCTACGCCATCGGCACGCTCGGCTGA
- a CDS encoding NAD(P)-dependent alcohol dehydrogenase: MPDVLAYACDDRTTQFHRTTITLPEPGPHDIYIEVRYAGICHSDIHTAREEWGPARYPLTPGHEIAGVVARVGEAVTRYAVGDRVGVGCMVNSCRKCEYCTDGHEQFCTGTPGGLPGTLWTYGPDAQGNPTAGGYAQGFTVSEDFACRIPDSIPFETAAPLLCAGITTYSPLKRYGAGPGTRVAVVGMGGLGHMAVQISAAMGATTAVISHGRSKEADARRFGATEFYATSEDGTLEALAGSFDLIVCTVGADDLDYTALVRTLRPFGTFVDVGLPEHPSQIHMAALCNGNKAMAGSQIGGIAQTQEMLDFCAEHGLHPQVEIIGGQDITSTYDKVVGSQVRYRYVIDTSTF, encoded by the coding sequence ATGCCAGACGTCCTCGCCTACGCCTGCGACGACAGGACCACCCAGTTCCACCGCACGACCATCACCCTGCCCGAGCCTGGCCCCCACGACATCTACATCGAGGTCAGGTACGCCGGGATCTGCCACTCCGACATCCACACCGCCCGCGAGGAGTGGGGCCCCGCGCGCTACCCGCTCACTCCCGGCCACGAGATCGCGGGAGTCGTCGCCCGCGTCGGCGAGGCGGTCACGAGGTACGCCGTCGGGGACCGGGTCGGGGTGGGCTGCATGGTCAACTCCTGCCGCAAATGTGAGTACTGCACCGACGGTCACGAGCAGTTCTGCACCGGGACACCCGGAGGGCTGCCCGGCACCCTGTGGACCTACGGACCCGACGCGCAGGGCAACCCGACCGCAGGCGGCTACGCCCAGGGCTTCACCGTCTCGGAGGACTTCGCCTGCCGCATCCCCGACTCGATCCCCTTCGAGACGGCCGCCCCCTTGCTGTGCGCGGGGATCACGACCTACTCCCCCCTCAAGCGCTACGGCGCCGGTCCGGGCACGCGCGTCGCCGTGGTCGGCATGGGCGGGCTGGGACACATGGCGGTCCAGATCTCCGCGGCGATGGGGGCCACGACCGCCGTCATCTCCCACGGGCGATCCAAGGAGGCCGACGCCCGACGCTTCGGGGCCACCGAGTTCTACGCCACGAGCGAGGACGGGACGCTCGAGGCGCTGGCCGGGAGCTTCGACCTCATCGTGTGCACGGTGGGGGCGGACGACCTGGACTACACGGCGCTCGTGCGCACCCTCAGGCCCTTTGGCACCTTCGTCGACGTCGGCCTTCCCGAGCACCCCTCTCAGATCCACATGGCGGCGCTGTGCAACGGCAACAAGGCCATGGCCGGCTCCCAGATCGGCGGGATCGCCCAGACCCAGGAGATGCTCGACTTCTGCGCCGAGCACGGACTGCACCCCCAGGTCGAGATCATCGGCGGCCAGGACATCACCTCCACCTACGACAAGGTCGTCGGCTCCCAGGTGCGCTATCGCTACGTCATCGACACCTCGACCTTCTGA
- a CDS encoding zinc-binding dehydrogenase translates to MLSDTWTIDGFYPIDWIPSGVRLTAYSGQAHDLPATELQRVLDRIAVGALDLMPMHSYPLEEIVRAHQDLAAGRRTGKLVGLPWA, encoded by the coding sequence ATGCTCTCGGACACCTGGACTATCGACGGCTTCTACCCCATCGACTGGATCCCCAGCGGGGTGCGTCTGACCGCCTATTCGGGCCAGGCCCACGACCTTCCGGCCACCGAGCTCCAGCGGGTCCTGGACAGGATCGCCGTCGGGGCCCTCGACCTCATGCCGATGCACTCCTACCCGCTCGAGGAGATCGTCCGCGCCCACCAGGACCTGGCCGCGGGCAGGCGCACCGGCAAGCTCGTCGGGCTGCCCTGGGCCTGA
- a CDS encoding PadR family transcriptional regulator → MLDLKILGFLDEGPLHGYELRRRIEELDGPGTHLSEGTLYPALTRLENAGWLVRTEEPGARGRSRRRVEITPAGRQRLHQILRDPDEGTLTCLPRFLVVLAFLSRLPDPREREEVLRRRLAILQAPAPSFFRNADGTPRRAVEEPDPFRRGMARIAGATRREEAAWLRETLGAPDRPSAAPTAPEPT, encoded by the coding sequence ATGCTCGACCTCAAGATCCTCGGCTTCCTCGACGAGGGCCCTCTGCACGGGTACGAGCTGCGTCGACGCATCGAGGAGCTCGACGGTCCGGGCACGCACCTGTCCGAGGGCACCCTCTACCCTGCCCTCACCCGGTTGGAGAACGCTGGGTGGCTCGTGCGCACCGAGGAGCCGGGAGCCAGAGGCCGGTCGAGGCGCCGCGTGGAGATCACCCCCGCCGGCCGGCAGCGCCTCCACCAGATCCTCCGGGACCCCGACGAGGGGACGCTGACCTGCCTGCCCCGTTTCCTGGTCGTCCTGGCCTTCCTGTCCCGTCTTCCCGACCCCCGCGAGCGCGAGGAGGTCCTGCGCCGTCGCCTCGCCATCCTCCAGGCCCCCGCCCCCTCCTTCTTCCGCAACGCAGACGGGACCCCACGCCGCGCCGTCGAGGAGCCCGATCCCTTCCGCCGCGGCATGGCGCGCATCGCCGGCGCGACGCGCAGGGAGGAGGCCGCCTGGCTGCGCGAGACCCTCGGGGCCCCTGACCGGCCTTCAGCCGCCCCCACCGCCCCGGAGCCCACCTGA
- a CDS encoding ABC transporter ATP-binding protein codes for MTTRDEGTAVARSAVAIEFDAVTKRYPVRGRTDPAPAVDSFAAVLPAGSLTVLLGSSGCGKTTLLRMVNRMVEPSSGRVLLDGHDVRDSDPVALRRSIGYVMQNAGLLPHRRVLDNIMLVPRLQGWDRAAAQDRAHELMDLLGLSGALASRYPHELSGGQAQRVGVARALAADPGVLLMDEPFGAVDPLVRRELQRELIRLQDELAKTIVFVTHDVDEALALGDEIIVLREGAQVAQRGTGSELLAAPADDFVARFLGVDDPHRALRLADVAGDRVVVDRSGRAVGRLEAAAVSA; via the coding sequence ATGACCACCCGCGACGAGGGCACCGCAGTGGCCCGCAGCGCAGTCGCCATCGAGTTCGACGCCGTGACCAAGCGCTACCCCGTGCGCGGCCGCACCGACCCTGCCCCGGCCGTCGACTCCTTCGCGGCCGTGCTGCCCGCGGGGTCCCTCACGGTCCTGCTGGGCTCCTCGGGCTGCGGCAAGACGACCCTGCTGCGCATGGTCAACCGGATGGTCGAGCCGAGCTCGGGGCGGGTCCTGCTCGACGGCCACGACGTGCGTGACTCCGACCCGGTGGCCCTGCGCCGCTCCATCGGGTACGTCATGCAGAACGCGGGCCTGCTGCCCCACCGCAGGGTCCTTGACAACATCATGCTCGTGCCCCGCCTCCAGGGCTGGGACCGCGCGGCGGCCCAGGACAGGGCCCACGAGCTCATGGACCTGCTCGGCCTGTCCGGCGCCCTGGCCTCGCGCTACCCCCACGAGCTCTCAGGCGGGCAGGCCCAGCGCGTGGGCGTCGCCCGGGCGCTGGCGGCCGACCCCGGGGTGCTGCTCATGGACGAGCCCTTCGGCGCCGTCGACCCGCTCGTGCGCCGCGAGCTCCAGCGCGAGCTCATCCGGCTCCAGGACGAGCTGGCCAAGACCATCGTCTTCGTCACCCACGACGTCGACGAGGCTCTCGCCCTGGGCGACGAGATCATCGTGCTGCGCGAGGGCGCCCAGGTCGCGCAGCGGGGGACCGGCTCCGAGCTCCTCGCTGCGCCTGCGGACGACTTCGTTGCCCGCTTCCTGGGCGTCGACGACCCCCACCGGGCCCTGAGGCTGGCCGACGTCGCGGGTGACAGGGTCGTCGTCGACCGCTCGGGGCGCGCTGTGGGGCGCCTGGAGGCCGCGGCGGTCAGCGCATGA
- a CDS encoding ABC transporter permease, with amino-acid sequence MTWFLANAPQVGSYLVDHLVQAVPAVVASLVLAIPLARLAQRVRGLRALVVAGSSLLYAVPSLALFVILPAILGTGIRDTLNVVVALTLYGLALLVPAAVAALDGVDASVLDAASATGMSERRRFLTVELPLAGPAVLAALRVVTVSTVSLTTVGAVLGVRSLGWLFTDGLQRGIMAEVLTGVLATVGLALVLDALVVALGRAVMPWTRARGPEPAGRREAGQ; translated from the coding sequence ATGACCTGGTTCCTGGCCAACGCCCCGCAGGTGGGCTCCTACCTCGTCGACCACCTTGTCCAGGCGGTTCCGGCCGTCGTGGCGAGCCTCGTGCTGGCGATCCCCCTGGCCCGCCTGGCCCAGCGGGTGCGAGGCCTGCGGGCCCTGGTCGTGGCGGGCTCCTCGCTGCTGTACGCCGTGCCCTCCCTGGCCCTGTTCGTCATCCTCCCGGCGATCCTGGGCACGGGCATCCGCGACACCCTCAACGTCGTGGTCGCCCTGACGCTCTACGGGCTGGCGCTCCTCGTCCCAGCCGCCGTCGCGGCGCTCGACGGCGTTGACGCCTCCGTGCTCGACGCGGCCTCGGCCACCGGGATGAGCGAGCGGCGCCGGTTCCTCACCGTCGAGCTTCCCCTGGCCGGTCCGGCGGTCCTGGCCGCCCTCAGGGTGGTGACCGTCTCGACGGTCTCGCTGACGACCGTGGGCGCCGTCCTGGGCGTGCGCAGCCTGGGGTGGCTCTTCACCGACGGCCTGCAGCGGGGCATCATGGCCGAGGTCCTCACCGGGGTGCTCGCCACCGTCGGCCTGGCCCTCGTGCTCGACGCGCTCGTCGTGGCCCTGGGCAGGGCGGTCATGCCCTGGACGCGTGCCCGCGGTCCGGAACCGGCCGGACGACGGGAGGCCGGGCAGTGA
- a CDS encoding ABC transporter permease: protein MNHLLAAVAYILDPASWQGALGIGRLVLQHLWYSVLGVGAAGLIGVPLGWWVGHTGRGRGVVVALSGALRALPTLGLITLLALALGIGLGAPVIAFVVLALPSVLAGAYTCVESADPAAVDAARANGMSEIAILARVEIPLGAPQLVGGLRSASLQVISTATLAAYTGAGGLGRLMFLGLKTQDYAMMLASALLVIALALVSETVFGLLQRSAAPAGALRRKDSS from the coding sequence GTGAACCACCTCCTGGCCGCGGTCGCCTACATCCTGGACCCCGCCAGCTGGCAGGGCGCGCTGGGGATCGGCCGGCTCGTCCTCCAGCACTTGTGGTACTCCGTCCTGGGGGTCGGGGCCGCCGGGCTCATCGGCGTGCCCCTGGGATGGTGGGTCGGGCACACCGGCCGGGGCAGGGGCGTGGTCGTGGCCCTGTCCGGGGCCCTGCGGGCGCTGCCCACCCTCGGTCTCATCACCCTCCTGGCACTGGCCCTGGGCATCGGGCTGGGCGCTCCCGTCATCGCCTTCGTGGTCCTGGCGCTGCCCAGCGTCCTGGCCGGGGCCTACACCTGCGTGGAGTCGGCCGACCCTGCCGCCGTCGACGCCGCGCGAGCCAACGGCATGAGCGAGATCGCGATCCTTGCCCGTGTCGAGATACCCCTGGGCGCCCCCCAGCTCGTCGGTGGCCTGCGCTCGGCCAGCCTCCAGGTCATCTCCACCGCGACCCTGGCCGCCTACACGGGGGCGGGAGGACTGGGGCGGCTCATGTTCCTGGGCCTCAAGACCCAGGACTACGCGATGATGCTGGCCTCCGCGCTTCTGGTCATCGCCCTGGCCCTTGTCTCAGAGACCGTCTTCGGTCTCCTCCAGCGCTCCGCAGCCCCTGCGGGCGCTCTGCGCAGGAAGGACTCATCATGA
- a CDS encoding ABC transporter substrate-binding protein, whose translation MTSLTRPGSSVSTTRRRALGALGLSACGLALTACSSRDPFAQDGQETSGALVVGSQQYYSNEIIAELYAQVLEEAGFEVERQFRIGQREVYLPELVSGAIDVIPEYEGNLLQFYDADSGARDAASVQAALLTVLPEGLTVLDPAQATDQDSYTVTRALAQEHSLSSIADLTALGRTVVVAANSEFATRPYGPEGLKSVYGVDARVEPVEDSGGPLTLKALLDGQADAADIYTADPAIEDNDLVVLEDPEGLILPQRVTPLVVSSLATGAARAIDSVSAVLTTDELRALGARSTGEQLDAATIATDWLRAQGLVA comes from the coding sequence CTGACGAGCCTGACGCGCCCGGGCTCCTCGGTGAGCACGACCCGCCGCCGTGCCCTGGGGGCGCTCGGCCTGTCCGCCTGCGGGTTGGCCCTGACTGCCTGCAGCTCGCGCGACCCCTTCGCCCAGGACGGCCAGGAGACCTCGGGGGCCCTCGTGGTGGGCAGCCAGCAGTACTACTCCAACGAGATCATCGCCGAGCTCTACGCCCAGGTCCTCGAGGAGGCGGGCTTCGAGGTCGAGCGCCAGTTCCGCATCGGGCAGCGCGAGGTCTACCTGCCCGAGCTCGTCTCGGGCGCGATCGACGTCATCCCCGAGTACGAGGGGAACCTTCTCCAGTTCTACGACGCCGACTCCGGGGCACGTGACGCGGCATCGGTCCAGGCGGCCCTCCTCACGGTCCTGCCCGAGGGGCTGACGGTCCTGGACCCGGCCCAGGCCACCGACCAGGACTCCTACACCGTCACCCGTGCCCTGGCCCAGGAGCACTCCTTGAGCTCCATCGCCGACCTGACCGCCCTGGGACGCACCGTCGTCGTGGCCGCGAACTCGGAGTTCGCCACCCGCCCCTACGGCCCCGAGGGCCTCAAGAGCGTCTACGGGGTGGACGCCCGTGTCGAGCCCGTCGAGGACTCCGGGGGCCCGCTGACCCTCAAGGCGCTCCTGGACGGGCAGGCCGACGCGGCCGACATCTACACGGCCGACCCCGCCATCGAGGACAACGACCTCGTCGTCCTCGAGGACCCCGAGGGCCTCATCCTGCCCCAGCGGGTCACGCCCCTGGTCGTCTCCTCCCTGGCCACAGGGGCCGCCCGGGCCATCGACTCGGTGAGCGCGGTGCTCACCACCGACGAGCTGCGCGCCCTGGGCGCCCGGTCGACCGGCGAGCAGCTCGACGCCGCCACGATCGCCACCGACTGGCTGCGGGCTCAGGGCCTGGTCGCCTGA
- a CDS encoding dihydrofolate reductase has product MSSVRAVEGAGTSPSRPERLGMIWAQDHDRVLGAQGEMLWRVPADFRHFKDSTTGCGLVMGRTTWESLGGALPGRASVVLTTRPRWCAPGAVVARSLEEAVARARTELAALGPDPRTEGYRDLPRLWVIGGGSVYHEALKAGIVDLLVVSTLDLDAAGPALRRGVEPEELVLAPPIDPRTWRIDPRRSDAPEAWRPVSGDAAWRVDHWVRREAPDGSGQATRP; this is encoded by the coding sequence ATGAGCTCGGTGCGAGCGGTCGAGGGCGCGGGCACGTCCCCCTCCCGGCCCGAGCGCCTGGGCATGATCTGGGCCCAGGACCACGACCGGGTCCTGGGCGCCCAGGGCGAGATGCTGTGGCGGGTGCCCGCGGACTTCCGCCACTTCAAGGACTCCACGACGGGCTGCGGGCTCGTCATGGGGCGCACGACGTGGGAGTCCCTGGGCGGGGCGCTGCCGGGCCGGGCCTCGGTGGTGCTCACCACGAGGCCCAGGTGGTGTGCGCCGGGCGCCGTCGTGGCCCGCAGCCTGGAGGAGGCGGTGGCGCGGGCTCGCACCGAGCTGGCCGCCCTGGGCCCCGACCCCCGCACGGAGGGCTACCGGGACCTGCCCCGGCTGTGGGTGATCGGCGGCGGGAGCGTCTACCACGAGGCCCTGAAGGCCGGCATCGTCGACCTGCTGGTCGTCAGCACGCTGGACCTCGACGCCGCCGGCCCCGCCCTGCGGCGCGGCGTGGAGCCCGAGGAGCTCGTCCTGGCCCCGCCGATCGACCCGAGGACCTGGAGGATCGACCCGCGGCGCTCTGACGCCCCCGAGGCCTGGAGGCCGGTGTCGGGCGACGCCGCCTGGCGCGTCGACCACTGGGTGCGCCGGGAGGCTCCCGACGGCTCCGGTCAGGCGACCAGGCCCTGA
- a CDS encoding thymidylate synthase: MSRYPVLTALGLEPPAGVDVSYEELLAEVLEHGLHKGDRTGTGTRSLFARQLRYDLSAGFPRVTTKFVAMKAVKGELLWFLQGGTNVRWLQERGITIWDEWAQPDGELGPVYGAQWRSWPTREGGTIDQIRELVTTLRTDPDSRRMVVSAWNVADLDRMALAPCHAFFQCYVVQGRLSLQVYQRSADLFLGVPFNIASYALLTHMLAQQTGLEPGELVWTGGDCHVYDNHVDQVRLQLARVPQARPFPTLRLRRAEFLDAYTMEDIDASTGYDHHPAIKAPVAV, from the coding sequence GTGAGCCGCTACCCCGTTCTGACCGCCCTCGGGCTGGAGCCCCCGGCCGGGGTCGACGTCTCCTACGAGGAGCTCCTCGCCGAGGTCCTCGAGCACGGCCTGCACAAGGGAGACCGCACCGGCACCGGCACGAGGTCCCTGTTCGCCCGCCAGCTGCGCTACGACCTGTCAGCGGGCTTCCCCCGTGTCACGACCAAGTTCGTGGCCATGAAGGCGGTCAAGGGTGAGCTGCTGTGGTTCCTCCAGGGGGGGACCAACGTGCGCTGGCTCCAGGAGCGGGGCATCACCATCTGGGACGAGTGGGCCCAGCCCGACGGCGAGCTCGGCCCGGTCTACGGCGCCCAGTGGCGCTCGTGGCCGACCCGCGAGGGAGGCACCATCGACCAGATCCGTGAGCTGGTCACCACCTTGCGCACCGACCCCGACTCCCGGCGCATGGTCGTGTCGGCCTGGAACGTCGCCGACCTCGACCGGATGGCCCTGGCTCCCTGCCACGCCTTCTTCCAGTGCTACGTCGTTCAGGGACGCCTGTCGCTCCAGGTCTACCAGCGCAGCGCCGACCTGTTCCTCGGGGTGCCCTTCAACATCGCCTCCTACGCCCTGCTCACCCACATGCTGGCCCAGCAGACCGGGCTCGAGCCGGGCGAGCTCGTGTGGACCGGGGGCGACTGCCACGTCTACGACAACCACGTCGACCAGGTGCGCCTCCAGCTCGCGCGGGTCCCGCAGGCCCGTCCCTTCCCGACCCTGAGGCTTCGGCGGGCCGAGTTCCTCGACGCCTACACGATGGAGGACATCGACGCCTCGACCGGATACGACCACCACCCCGCGATCAAGGCGCCGGTGGCGGTATGA
- a CDS encoding OsmC family protein yields the protein MSEHMDATVDAPEDLIVPTDSNSVWAERTGTRQYLAHNARGAEVRVGMGPGEFSPGELLKVALATCSTLSADHRLARALGEDARVVVVCATDKHATEDRYTDFDVQVLAGFSALSPEQLETLRLRVEGAIDRGCTVGHTLHSGAATRLHLLEGDD from the coding sequence ATGAGCGAGCACATGGACGCAACCGTCGACGCGCCGGAGGACCTCATCGTCCCCACCGACTCGAACTCGGTGTGGGCCGAGCGCACGGGCACGCGCCAGTACCTGGCCCACAACGCCCGGGGCGCCGAGGTCCGGGTGGGCATGGGGCCGGGCGAGTTCTCCCCCGGTGAGCTGCTCAAGGTGGCCCTGGCGACCTGCTCGACACTGTCGGCCGACCACCGGCTGGCCAGGGCCCTGGGCGAGGACGCCAGGGTCGTCGTCGTGTGCGCGACGGACAAGCACGCCACCGAGGACCGCTACACCGACTTCGACGTCCAGGTCCTGGCGGGCTTCTCCGCGCTGAGCCCCGAGCAGCTCGAGACCCTTCGCCTGCGGGTCGAGGGTGCCATCGACCGCGGGTGCACGGTGGGCCACACCCTCCACAGCGGTGCGGCCACACGCCTGCACCTGCTCGAGGGGGACGACTGA
- a CDS encoding DUF2505 domain-containing protein, producing MRKNMTLTYPATPSRVSEMLSDPAYQRLRAERLHLSDAQVDVAARGRGFVATVAGSVPASALPQAAQKFIRSAVSFSLAESWGEPAEDGSRTGGVEVSVKGAPVRVGVTSAMRPTADGASTTVDLDVDLSVSVPLVGRSIEERAMGLTDRAVADEEARAAQWLSTH from the coding sequence ATGAGGAAGAACATGACACTGACCTACCCGGCCACCCCCTCACGCGTGAGCGAGATGCTGTCGGACCCCGCCTACCAGCGCCTGCGCGCCGAGCGCCTGCACCTGTCCGACGCGCAGGTCGACGTGGCCGCGCGCGGGCGCGGCTTCGTCGCGACGGTCGCCGGATCGGTGCCCGCCTCGGCCCTGCCTCAGGCCGCCCAGAAGTTCATCCGCTCGGCGGTGTCCTTCTCCCTGGCCGAGTCCTGGGGCGAGCCGGCCGAGGACGGCTCGCGCACCGGCGGGGTCGAGGTCTCGGTCAAGGGCGCCCCGGTGCGCGTCGGGGTCACGAGCGCGATGCGCCCCACGGCAGACGGCGCCTCGACGACCGTCGACCTCGACGTCGACCTGTCGGTCTCGGTCCCGCTGGTGGGCCGCAGCATCGAGGAGCGTGCGATGGGCCTGACCGACCGGGCGGTCGCCGACGAGGAGGCCCGCGCGGCCCAGTGGCTGTCCACCCACTGA